A portion of the Ignavibacteriales bacterium genome contains these proteins:
- the pdxA gene encoding 4-hydroxythreonine-4-phosphate dehydrogenase PdxA, producing MKKFIFTCGDVNGIGPEISIKAINRIYNPSLNKIFFLCPKNVFDNTTNQVVPNFPFEVISKYSNSDGEKVTVINFDKAKLKVGFPTKNSGMISYKAIRISYNLAISKKVDAIITSPISKTALSLANIKYPGHTEMLAEWSSVNNFMMMFLSDKIKCGLLTIHKPISKVAKLITKKRILRSIEVVANSLKQDFGIRQPKIAILGLNPHAGESGLIGKEEKKIIVPAMEKSSYSKFCYGPFVPDAFFANKSYLNYDFVLGMYHDQVLIPFKLLNFHSGVNYTAGLPIIRTSPDHGTAYDIAGGNKADENSLVEAFNYANKIIDNRNRYA from the coding sequence ATGAAGAAATTTATTTTCACTTGCGGTGATGTTAACGGAATTGGTCCGGAGATTTCGATTAAAGCAATTAATAGAATTTACAACCCCAGCCTAAATAAAATATTTTTCCTTTGTCCCAAAAATGTTTTTGATAACACAACTAATCAAGTAGTACCAAATTTTCCGTTTGAAGTAATCAGCAAATATTCTAATTCTGATGGCGAGAAAGTTACCGTAATCAATTTTGATAAAGCTAAGCTAAAGGTTGGGTTTCCAACAAAAAATTCAGGAATGATTAGCTATAAAGCAATTAGAATTTCTTATAATCTTGCAATTAGTAAAAAAGTTGATGCAATAATTACTTCACCTATTTCTAAAACAGCGCTATCGCTGGCAAATATAAAATATCCCGGGCATACGGAAATGTTAGCCGAGTGGTCTTCAGTTAATAATTTTATGATGATGTTTCTTTCCGATAAAATTAAATGCGGACTTCTTACTATCCACAAACCAATAAGTAAAGTTGCAAAACTTATTACTAAAAAAAGAATTTTAAGGAGTATTGAAGTAGTTGCAAACAGCTTAAAACAAGATTTCGGTATCAGGCAACCGAAAATAGCTATTCTGGGATTAAATCCACACGCTGGAGAGAGTGGATTAATAGGAAAAGAAGAAAAAAAAATCATTGTACCTGCAATGGAAAAGTCGTCTTACTCAAAGTTTTGTTACGGACCATTTGTACCTGATGCCTTCTTTGCAAATAAAAGTTACTTGAATTATGATTTTGTTTTAGGAATGTATCATGACCAGGTTCTTATTCCATTTAAACTTTTAAATTTTCATTCCGGTGTTAATTATACTGCTGGTTTACCGATTATCCGAACTTCTCCTGATCATGGAACTGCGTACGACATTGCTGGTGGAAATAAAGCAGATGAAAATAGTTTAGTTGAAGCTTTCAATTACGCAAATAAAATAATTGATAATCGAAATAGATATGCTTAA
- the rho gene encoding transcription termination factor Rho, translated as MDISELQSKKIVDLYKIAKELEISGYSDLRKQELIFKILEAQTAKDGLTFSKGVLEVLADGYGFLRSADYNYLPSPDDIYVSPSQIKRFSLRTGDHVSGQVRPPKEGERFFALLRVEAVNGQNPEAIRERTLFDNLTPLYPTKRLILESAPGEYSMRIVDMLAPIGKGQRGLIVSPPKSGKTILLQKIANSLTRNHPEVKLIILLIDERPEEVTDMQRSVQAEVISSTFDEPADRHVQVANMVQEKAKRMVEAGEDVVILLDSITRLARANNTVAPHSGRILSGGVDANALHKPKRFFGAARNTEEGGSLTIIATALIDTGSRMDEVIFEEFKGTGNMEIVLSRDLSDRRIFPAIDVNKSGTRKEELLLREDELNKVWIIRKILSDFDSVEAMEFLMDKIRGTKTNKEFMNNMNS; from the coding sequence ATGGATATTTCTGAACTGCAATCAAAAAAAATTGTCGATTTGTACAAAATCGCCAAAGAATTGGAAATTTCTGGTTACAGTGATTTAAGAAAGCAAGAACTAATCTTCAAAATACTTGAAGCTCAAACCGCCAAAGACGGATTGACCTTTTCAAAAGGAGTACTTGAAGTTTTAGCCGATGGTTATGGTTTTCTCCGTTCTGCGGATTACAATTATTTACCATCACCGGATGATATTTATGTATCTCCTTCACAAATTAAACGGTTTAGTTTAAGAACTGGGGATCATGTCAGCGGTCAGGTTCGCCCGCCAAAAGAAGGTGAAAGATTTTTTGCATTACTTCGGGTTGAAGCAGTTAACGGGCAAAATCCGGAGGCAATAAGAGAAAGAACACTTTTCGATAACCTTACACCTCTTTATCCAACAAAACGACTTATTCTGGAATCCGCACCCGGCGAGTACTCGATGAGAATAGTTGATATGCTTGCTCCAATTGGAAAGGGACAAAGAGGATTGATAGTCTCTCCACCTAAAAGCGGAAAAACAATTTTACTTCAGAAAATTGCTAATTCGCTTACAAGAAATCATCCTGAAGTAAAATTAATTATTTTATTGATTGATGAAAGACCAGAGGAAGTAACCGATATGCAACGGTCAGTTCAAGCTGAAGTAATTAGTTCTACTTTTGATGAACCCGCTGATAGACACGTTCAGGTTGCAAATATGGTTCAGGAAAAAGCGAAACGAATGGTTGAAGCCGGTGAAGATGTTGTTATTCTATTAGATAGTATAACTCGTCTTGCAAGAGCTAACAATACAGTTGCACCTCATAGTGGTAGAATCTTATCAGGTGGAGTTGATGCAAATGCACTTCATAAACCAAAACGGTTTTTTGGTGCGGCAAGAAATACTGAAGAAGGTGGTAGTTTAACAATCATAGCAACTGCTTTGATTGATACTGGAAGCCGAATGGATGAAGTGATCTTTGAAGAATTCAAAGGTACTGGAAATATGGAAATTGTATTAAGCAGGGATTTAAGCGATAGAAGAATATTTCCTGCAATTGATGTGAATAAATCCGGAACAAGAAAAGAAGAATTGCTATTACGGGAAGATGAATTAAACAAAGTATGGATAATAAGAAAAATCTTAAGCGATTTTGATTCCGTTGAGGCAATGGAATTCTTAATGGATAAAATTAGAGGTACTAAGACTAATAAAGAATTTATGAATAATATGAATAGCTGA
- a CDS encoding dihydroorotate dehydrogenase electron transfer subunit codes for MVITNSVLVQSYELENSIYLIKLHSPEIALNCSPGQFCNIKVSTSTFPLLRRPFSICEVEEEHIYFMFNILGEGTKLLSHKKVGETIDVLGPLGNGFNLKGDFETAVIVAGGLGSAPFPFVTKNLSEEKRIFSFIGGRSSKDVITYGMKNILISTDDGSLGFQGNVIQLLEENINLLTSTKIKIFGCGPNAMLRILKDFSIKNNFECEVSTECAMACGFGICQGCPIEATDKEGYYLVCKDGPVFDVRKVVI; via the coding sequence TTGGTAATAACTAACTCAGTTCTTGTTCAATCCTACGAACTTGAAAACTCAATTTATCTTATTAAACTTCATTCGCCAGAAATTGCTCTTAATTGTTCACCGGGACAATTTTGTAACATCAAGGTTTCAACTTCTACTTTCCCACTGTTAAGAAGACCATTTAGCATATGTGAAGTTGAAGAGGAGCATATTTATTTTATGTTTAATATCCTTGGTGAAGGAACAAAATTATTATCGCACAAAAAAGTTGGTGAAACCATTGATGTTTTGGGACCACTTGGCAATGGATTTAATCTTAAAGGTGATTTTGAAACGGCGGTTATAGTTGCTGGTGGTTTAGGATCTGCTCCATTTCCATTTGTAACCAAAAATTTATCTGAAGAGAAAAGGATTTTTTCATTCATCGGAGGACGTTCTTCTAAAGATGTTATTACTTACGGAATGAAAAATATTTTAATTTCTACCGATGATGGTTCTCTTGGATTCCAAGGTAATGTAATCCAGCTTCTTGAAGAGAATATAAATCTTTTAACTTCAACTAAAATTAAAATATTTGGCTGTGGTCCAAATGCGATGTTAAGAATACTAAAAGATTTTAGTATTAAGAACAATTTTGAATGTGAAGTCTCCACAGAATGTGCAATGGCATGTGGGTTTGGTATATGCCAGGGTTGCCCGATAGAAGCCACAGATAAAGAAGGTTATTATCTTGTCTGTAAAGATGGACCCGTCTTTGATGTTAGGAAAGTTGTAATATGA
- the ftsE gene encoding cell division ATP-binding protein FtsE, whose protein sequence is MLTFSNITFGYPNQPLFSELNFSMEPGEFVFLIGKSGAGKSTLIQMIYINLFPHSGTVQVGPYNSITIKKKELPFLRRKLGVIFQDFKLLTDRNVYDNLAFVLDVTGTPGREIKKRVYNALSAVGLSHKQKNMPNELSGGEQQRIAIARAIINEPMLVLADEPTGNLDPETSLEILEILKKINSRGTSVLFATHNYELVRKHNARIVKLDNGKALKVILKQPQKS, encoded by the coding sequence ATGCTAACGTTTAGCAATATTACATTTGGATATCCCAACCAACCGCTTTTTAGCGAGTTGAATTTTTCTATGGAGCCGGGTGAATTTGTATTTTTAATTGGTAAAAGCGGTGCTGGTAAAAGTACACTTATTCAAATGATTTATATTAATCTTTTTCCTCATTCCGGCACCGTTCAGGTTGGTCCTTATAATTCAATTACAATAAAGAAAAAGGAACTGCCTTTTTTAAGAAGAAAATTAGGTGTCATTTTTCAGGATTTCAAACTTCTTACAGACAGAAATGTTTATGACAATCTTGCTTTTGTTTTGGATGTTACAGGAACACCAGGGCGGGAAATCAAAAAGAGAGTTTATAATGCTCTCTCAGCTGTTGGATTGTCGCATAAACAAAAAAATATGCCGAATGAATTATCGGGTGGAGAGCAGCAAAGAATTGCAATTGCCCGTGCTATAATAAATGAACCAATGCTTGTTTTGGCAGATGAGCCAACTGGTAATTTAGATCCGGAAACTTCTTTGGAAATTTTGGAAATATTGAAAAAGATAAACTCCAGAGGAACTTCTGTTTTATTTGCTACTCATAATTACGAGTTAGTCCGCAAACATAATGCGAGAATTGTAAAACTTGATAACGGAAAAGCTCTTAAAGTAATATTGAAGCAACCTCAAAAAAGTTAG
- a CDS encoding dihydroorotate dehydrogenase: MNNIDLSVQIGFLKLKNPVMLASGTVGYGNEISNLTDLNKLGAIVTKSVSLKPRKGNPPQRIVETAAGMLNAIGLANVGIEEFIKEKIPFLKEIDSAIICNIAASTIEEYVECTRLLTTEETIKAFEINVSCPNVREGGLIFGNDLQSVGKITEKVRSITNKPIIIKLSPNTASISSFAKIVKQEGGDAVSAINTLVGTSFNIKTRKPKLMNITGGLSGPAIKPVALAKVLEIKRNVDIPIIGIGGIMNWEDAVEFMIVGATAFQLGTVNFINPNCGVEIINGLVEYCKKMSIQSIADLTGSYII; encoded by the coding sequence ATGAACAATATAGATTTATCCGTACAGATTGGTTTTCTTAAACTTAAAAATCCAGTTATGCTGGCTTCCGGAACGGTTGGATATGGAAACGAAATATCAAATCTAACTGATTTAAATAAACTTGGAGCAATAGTTACAAAGTCAGTAAGTTTGAAACCAAGAAAAGGAAATCCACCGCAAAGAATAGTTGAAACAGCGGCTGGAATGCTAAATGCTATAGGCTTAGCTAATGTTGGTATTGAAGAATTTATAAAAGAAAAAATTCCTTTCTTAAAAGAAATTGATTCTGCTATTATTTGTAATATTGCCGCTAGCACAATTGAAGAATACGTTGAATGTACACGGTTACTTACAACTGAAGAAACAATAAAAGCTTTTGAGATAAATGTTTCTTGTCCAAATGTAAGAGAAGGCGGATTAATTTTTGGTAATGATTTGCAATCAGTTGGAAAGATTACTGAAAAAGTTAGATCTATTACTAATAAACCAATCATCATAAAACTTTCTCCCAATACAGCAAGCATTTCATCATTTGCCAAAATTGTTAAACAAGAAGGTGGAGATGCTGTTTCAGCTATCAATACGTTGGTCGGTACTTCCTTTAACATTAAAACCAGAAAACCAAAATTGATGAATATTACTGGTGGACTTTCTGGACCTGCAATTAAACCAGTAGCGCTTGCTAAAGTTTTAGAAATAAAAAGAAATGTTGATATTCCAATTATTGGTATAGGTGGAATTATGAACTGGGAAGATGCCGTAGAATTTATGATTGTTGGAGCCACTGCTTTTCAGCTTGGAACTGTCAATTTTATTAATCCAAATTGCGGAGTAGAAATCATTAATGGATTGGTGGAGTATTGCAAAAAAATGTCAATTCAGAGTATTGCTGATTTAACGGGATCATATATTATTTAA
- a CDS encoding glycosyl hydrolase family 28-related protein codes for MKKKILLINLFLLLNILHSQVECTLPNSGTINDIFNVKNFGAKGDGHNNDTRYIQQALDSIKERVINCGRGGTVYFPQGIYMIDRPLKIPPRCTVLGLSGIFTQSYDWDKDYFKHQPVVIRLLNDANCNMIEPYQMEATSGNYQDYENVIVQGITLDGNQEEQKNTNKTYGFYVPERKPPVNRPNFILRDVMIFNVKGDGFHSGKNQGEYTFEKVCAKRNSGYGFYFNTSEDVAFDKVWACENGEDGFHFESCGAMRFMNCDAWGNKESGIYLYNSGACYFDILQSAYNYKQGVVIKECFDVNFTNAIFYGNDRLDWDKTKPTISAYPEVLLISNQNGFGSYGVKFIACKFGQSGTGVQSSYAIFDSSINHQKSIPRNNSLIGCMFVTNRFNYGICNDNVMDYYIFEGCTGGLDGALQIPNPASFRSYNSASQTSSILTPQNYIIEINTEKTNYNLQLPLFELTYLGKEFIVIKSHSNNSILIKPSENQLINGSSATYTFSGSEYSQIKIINGGNNWIITH; via the coding sequence ATGAAAAAAAAAATTCTTCTCATAAATCTATTTTTACTATTAAACATTTTACACTCACAAGTGGAATGTACATTACCAAATTCTGGAACAATAAACGATATTTTTAATGTTAAAAATTTTGGTGCAAAAGGGGATGGGCATAATAATGATACCCGCTATATTCAGCAGGCACTTGATTCAATAAAAGAAAGAGTAATAAACTGTGGGAGAGGAGGAACTGTTTATTTCCCTCAAGGTATTTATATGATTGATCGACCATTAAAAATTCCACCAAGATGCACAGTGTTAGGATTGAGTGGGATTTTTACACAATCATATGATTGGGATAAGGATTATTTCAAACATCAACCTGTTGTAATCCGTTTGTTGAACGATGCTAATTGTAATATGATTGAGCCTTATCAGATGGAAGCAACTAGTGGAAACTATCAGGATTATGAAAATGTAATTGTTCAAGGTATAACTTTAGATGGCAACCAGGAAGAACAAAAAAATACAAATAAAACATATGGTTTTTATGTTCCAGAAAGGAAGCCACCGGTGAACAGACCTAATTTTATTTTAAGAGATGTTATGATTTTTAATGTTAAAGGCGATGGTTTCCATAGTGGGAAAAACCAGGGAGAATATACATTTGAAAAAGTATGCGCAAAAAGAAATTCTGGTTATGGATTTTATTTTAACACAAGTGAAGACGTTGCATTTGATAAGGTGTGGGCTTGCGAAAATGGTGAAGATGGATTTCATTTTGAATCCTGTGGAGCAATGCGATTTATGAATTGCGATGCATGGGGTAATAAAGAATCTGGTATTTATCTATATAATAGCGGCGCTTGTTATTTCGATATTTTACAATCGGCATATAACTATAAACAGGGGGTTGTTATAAAAGAATGTTTCGATGTAAATTTTACTAATGCAATATTTTATGGTAACGATAGACTTGATTGGGATAAAACCAAACCTACTATTTCGGCATATCCTGAAGTATTATTAATCTCGAACCAAAACGGATTTGGGAGTTATGGTGTTAAGTTTATTGCCTGCAAGTTTGGACAATCGGGAACTGGAGTGCAATCGAGCTATGCAATTTTTGACTCATCAATAAATCACCAAAAGTCAATTCCAAGAAATAATTCTCTTATTGGATGTATGTTCGTAACAAACAGATTTAATTACGGCATTTGTAACGATAACGTAATGGATTATTATATTTTTGAAGGATGTACCGGCGGTTTGGATGGGGCATTACAAATTCCGAATCCAGCGAGTTTTAGAAGTTACAATTCTGCTTCTCAAACTTCTTCTATTCTAACTCCGCAGAATTATATTATTGAGATTAATACAGAAAAAACGAATTACAATTTACAGTTACCTTTATTTGAATTAACTTATTTAGGGAAAGAATTTATTGTAATTAAAAGCCACTCTAATAATTCTATTTTAATCAAACCGTCAGAAAATCAATTGATAAATGGTTCTTCAGCAACTTATACTTTTTCCGGGAGTGAATATTCGCAAATTAAAATAATAAATGGCGGAAACAACTGGATTATTACACATTAA
- a CDS encoding bifunctional folylpolyglutamate synthase/dihydrofolate synthase has product MKLETAISKLYSLQKFGIKLGLKNIEKFLELLQNPQKDFKSFHIAGSNGKGSTASFIASILTEAGFKVGLYTSPHFVRFNERVKIKNFEISDDYIIGFISKYFSYIEQEKLTFFEATTALAFKYFSDNKIDYGVIETGLGGRLDATNVINPLASIITSISYEHTEILGETLELIAEEKAGIIKRGCKVFIGRLPLEAEKVIERKCDEFSVELFKISKYGSNEIDGLKLDFPKLFFENLPNPLLGEFQKYNAALAILTVSESLEMLDKNLFKKGIDKVIPNTGLQGRYEIINENPKVIFDSAHNVEGVENFISTFASEASNYEKRVLLFGAMRDKAIRDMLSTLNPYFTEIHFTDILLDRCATIEQLSEIALELNLKCFVETDVESFISDFIKTKNNHCLVVLGSIYILGFIKEKLLTKKTLDIIS; this is encoded by the coding sequence TTGAAATTAGAAACGGCAATAAGTAAACTTTATTCCTTGCAAAAGTTTGGGATAAAACTCGGTTTAAAGAATATTGAAAAGTTTTTAGAGTTGTTGCAAAATCCTCAAAAGGATTTTAAATCCTTTCATATTGCTGGATCAAATGGAAAGGGAAGTACGGCTTCATTCATCGCAAGTATTTTAACTGAAGCAGGTTTTAAAGTTGGACTTTATACATCTCCTCACTTTGTTAGATTTAATGAACGAGTTAAGATTAAAAATTTTGAAATTTCTGACGATTATATAATTGGATTCATTTCAAAATATTTTAGTTATATTGAACAGGAGAAACTTACTTTTTTCGAAGCAACTACAGCTTTAGCTTTCAAATATTTTTCGGATAATAAAATTGATTATGGAGTAATTGAAACCGGTTTAGGTGGCAGACTTGATGCGACAAATGTAATTAATCCACTTGCCTCAATTATAACTTCTATTAGTTACGAGCATACTGAAATATTAGGCGAAACACTTGAATTGATAGCTGAAGAGAAAGCTGGGATAATAAAGCGAGGTTGTAAAGTATTTATAGGCAGGCTTCCATTAGAAGCAGAAAAAGTAATTGAACGTAAGTGTGACGAATTTTCGGTTGAATTATTTAAAATCTCGAAATATGGAAGTAATGAAATTGATGGTTTGAAATTAGATTTTCCAAAATTATTTTTTGAAAATTTACCGAATCCATTGTTGGGTGAGTTCCAAAAATATAATGCTGCTCTGGCAATCTTAACAGTATCTGAATCGTTGGAAATGTTAGATAAAAATTTATTCAAAAAGGGAATTGATAAAGTTATTCCGAACACTGGATTACAAGGCAGATATGAAATAATTAACGAAAATCCAAAAGTTATTTTCGATTCAGCACATAATGTGGAAGGTGTAGAAAATTTCATTTCAACATTTGCTTCTGAAGCAAGCAATTACGAAAAAAGAGTTTTGCTATTTGGAGCAATGAGAGATAAAGCAATAAGAGATATGCTTTCTACTTTAAATCCTTACTTTACTGAAATACATTTTACAGATATTTTATTAGATAGATGTGCAACGATTGAACAATTAAGTGAAATTGCTTTGGAACTAAATCTAAAATGTTTTGTTGAAACTGATGTGGAAAGTTTTATTTCAGATTTCATTAAAACAAAAAACAATCATTGTCTAGTGGTACTTGGGAGCATATACATATTAGGCTTCATAAAAGAAAAACTATTAACTAAAAAAACACTTGACATTATTTCTTAA
- a CDS encoding methyltransferase domain-containing protein, whose translation MLKKKKPYSKVSDIYPHLMRFINYNDWAHYYYSITKNNLKSKPKVLELAAGNGSLAVNLKKYYKNIIVSDYSLNMLQKCKDDGLLKVCCNMVNLPFKKKYDLIFSAFDSFNYLLTKKALSNLFREINELLDDSGIFSFDVTLELNSINHISYLNRKGIFNGVSYIQKSVYNKGKKIHTNKFTLTYPDGSKVEEVHQQRIYPMELYFKLLTENGFYIQNCFDAFTFNDASSKSYRIQFVALKNKSYANV comes from the coding sequence ATGCTTAAGAAAAAAAAGCCATACTCAAAAGTATCCGATATATATCCTCACTTGATGCGTTTTATTAATTACAATGATTGGGCACATTATTATTATTCAATTACCAAAAATAATTTAAAATCAAAACCAAAGGTTTTAGAATTAGCTGCTGGCAATGGTAGTTTGGCAGTTAATCTAAAAAAATATTATAAAAATATTATTGTATCCGACTATTCCTTGAATATGTTGCAGAAATGTAAGGATGATGGTCTACTTAAAGTCTGTTGTAATATGGTTAACCTACCATTCAAGAAGAAATATGATTTAATATTTTCTGCCTTTGACAGTTTTAATTATTTGTTAACAAAAAAAGCATTGAGTAACTTATTCAGAGAAATAAATGAATTGCTGGATGATAGTGGTATTTTTTCATTTGATGTAACATTAGAATTAAATAGCATTAATCATATTTCTTATTTGAACCGGAAAGGTATCTTTAACGGAGTGAGTTACATACAGAAGAGTGTCTACAATAAAGGGAAAAAAATTCATACAAATAAATTTACGTTAACATACCCTGATGGATCTAAAGTTGAAGAAGTTCATCAGCAAAGAATTTATCCTATGGAATTATATTTTAAGTTATTAACTGAAAATGGTTTTTATATTCAAAATTGTTTTGATGCTTTTACATTTAATGATGCATCAAGCAAGTCATATCGAATTCAATTTGTCGCATTAAAAAATAAAAGTTATGCTAACGTTTAG
- a CDS encoding adenylate kinase, whose amino-acid sequence MRIVMFGAPGVGKGTQAKILADKLNVPHISTGDILRNSIKNKTPLGLKAKEIVESGYLVPDDLMADLIKEVLSGKACEKGFILDGYPRTLEQAKLLDEIFALLKTDTEHYIAITVDDELIIQRLSNRLACKECGTIFSISELEGKRDCSKCKAVESLYKRKDDEEDVIRNRLIVFHKQTEPVLKYYEKKGKLIFVDGNKPVQDVAQEVLDNIK is encoded by the coding sequence ATGCGTATAGTAATGTTTGGAGCACCTGGAGTTGGTAAAGGAACTCAAGCAAAAATACTTGCAGATAAATTGAATGTTCCGCACATCTCTACTGGGGACATTCTTCGTAATTCAATTAAAAATAAAACCCCGCTTGGTCTTAAAGCAAAAGAAATTGTTGAATCCGGCTATCTTGTTCCTGATGATTTGATGGCGGATTTAATAAAGGAAGTTTTATCTGGGAAAGCTTGTGAAAAAGGTTTTATTCTTGATGGTTACCCAAGGACATTAGAGCAGGCAAAACTTCTTGATGAAATTTTTGCACTTTTGAAAACAGATACTGAACATTACATTGCCATTACTGTTGATGATGAACTAATAATACAAAGATTATCAAACAGGTTAGCCTGTAAAGAATGTGGTACTATATTCAGTATAAGCGAACTGGAAGGAAAAAGAGATTGCTCAAAATGTAAAGCTGTGGAAAGTTTATATAAAAGAAAAGATGACGAGGAAGATGTGATCAGAAATAGATTAATTGTTTTCCATAAGCAAACAGAACCGGTGCTTAAATATTATGAAAAAAAAGGAAAATTAATTTTTGTGGATGGGAATAAACCTGTTCAAGATGTTGCTCAGGAAGTTCTTGATAATATAAAGTGA
- a CDS encoding GWxTD domain-containing protein: MIKNKAFIFFFVICSLVYSQIPPKGIFIEAIQTHDNFDVNCFIPFRVSYEQLVFVKDNSKFTARFNITIEATDSLTKNVFRETVEKTISLDNFELTSRKDLYSQGFLKMKLGDGKYKILPIFSDDNSGAEFKLKEILFEISSKKKEEILKPFVVEQNKEVVINDSTMVLANYNDFIPFSPKNYDLIIPVQDTTINSIDLEISNSDSLVLKTKIEESFISSFSFNESENKIFVSINKTSSLTKNFVTHSINQNLMEGEYNFKVTLNNLKSFSFPLSVSWIEKPTALMNIDFAIKILKYVASEEDIKIINKASSKTLYQSLCNYWKKLDPTPQTTFNELMFEFYERVDYSVLNYSVLGANNGSETDRGKIYIQYGKPDEINRIYTNANNVSEIWAYNSPSRKFLFRDKTGLGNFVLENSL; this comes from the coding sequence ATGATTAAAAATAAAGCATTCATTTTCTTTTTTGTAATCTGTTCCTTGGTTTACTCGCAGATTCCCCCAAAAGGAATTTTTATAGAAGCAATACAGACACATGATAATTTTGATGTAAATTGTTTCATCCCATTCAGGGTATCTTATGAACAATTAGTATTTGTAAAAGACAATTCAAAATTTACAGCACGATTTAACATTACAATAGAAGCAACAGATTCTCTTACAAAAAATGTTTTTAGGGAAACTGTTGAGAAAACAATATCATTAGATAATTTTGAACTAACTTCTCGAAAAGATTTATATTCCCAGGGTTTCCTAAAAATGAAATTAGGAGATGGGAAATATAAAATCCTTCCAATTTTTAGTGATGATAATTCTGGCGCTGAATTTAAATTAAAAGAAATTCTATTTGAAATATCTTCAAAAAAGAAAGAGGAGATTTTAAAACCTTTTGTAGTTGAACAGAACAAAGAAGTGGTGATAAATGATTCTACAATGGTTCTTGCTAATTATAATGACTTTATTCCCTTTTCTCCAAAGAATTATGATTTGATTATTCCCGTTCAGGATACAACCATAAATTCAATCGATTTAGAAATATCAAATTCTGATTCATTGGTTCTTAAAACAAAGATTGAGGAATCATTCATCTCATCATTTTCCTTTAATGAATCTGAAAATAAAATATTTGTGTCAATCAATAAAACAAGTTCGTTAACAAAAAATTTTGTTACTCATTCAATTAATCAAAATTTAATGGAAGGGGAATATAATTTTAAAGTAACACTGAATAACCTAAAAAGCTTTTCTTTTCCATTGTCTGTCTCCTGGATTGAAAAACCAACAGCATTAATGAATATTGATTTTGCAATAAAGATTTTAAAATATGTTGCAAGCGAAGAAGATATTAAAATTATTAACAAAGCTTCAAGCAAAACTCTTTACCAGTCGTTGTGCAATTACTGGAAAAAACTGGACCCAACACCACAAACAACTTTCAACGAGTTGATGTTTGAATTTTATGAACGTGTAGATTATTCAGTTTTAAACTATTCGGTTTTGGGAGCAAATAATGGATCTGAAACTGACAGGGGTAAAATTTATATTCAATACGGAAAACCCGATGAGATAAATAGAATTTATACGAACGCAAATAATGTTTCTGAAATTTGGGCTTATAATTCGCCTTCAAGAAAATTTTTGTTCAGAGATAAAACTGGATTAGGAAATTTTGTTCTTGAAAATTCATTATGA